GCCCAGCCCGCCTTCATAGCTGCCGGTCATGATGTCTTCGTAACGCGTAATCGCCGCGGCGATCCGCAGTATGATCCAGATGTACAGTCCTTCCATCAGCAGGGTGAGGCCGATCTGGGGCCACTGATAGATCCCGCCGAGGGCTTCCCGGAAAACAAGACAGACGTTTATGATGGGCACGCAGGCCAGCCATGTCGTGAGTTCCAGCCCGGGGAACTGCATGAACACCGCGGGTACCAGGATCATGACGGTGACGAAGGGACCCGCCAGGGACTGGGCGTCCTTGAACGTCCGGGCGAAACTGGCCACGACCATGAGGAAGGCGGCAACGAACAGGGCGAGGAGCACGGTTACCACGAAGATCAGCGGAACGGAGGACCACGGGATCGTGAAGCTCAGGTCCTGGATCCGGTCGCCCAGGAGTGGCGCCATGAGGGTGCGCATGGAGAGGCTCATGGCCAGGAAATTCAGCATGCCGGCCGTGGTCGAAAGCGTGGCCACGTACAGGTACTTTCCCGCGAGGACGTTTACGCGGTCCGTCGCTGCCGTCAA
This genomic interval from Gemmatimonadota bacterium contains the following:
- a CDS encoding ABC transporter permease — translated: MIWIERENVSSSRDMGRFILGMAVPILVIIMLIVGGMYPALDATAGERERSTWETTLTAATDRVNVLAGKYLYVATLSTTAGMLNFLAMSLSMRTLMAPLLGDRIQDLSFTIPWSSVPLIFVVTVLLALFVAAFLMVVASFARTFKDAQSLAGPFVTVMILVPAVFMQFPGLELTTWLACVPIINVCLVFREALGGIYQWPQIGLTLLMEGLYIWIILRIAAAITRYEDIMTGSYEGGLGGFLKHRLMRRNPLRG